The DNA window TGCGAGGAACCGCACTGGCGGTCGATGGTGGTCGCGGGTACCGACTCGGGCCAGCCGGCCGCGAGCACGCCCATGCGCCCCACGTTGTTGGCCTGCTGCCCGACCTGCTGGACACAGCCCCAGATGACGTCGTCGATCAGGGCGGGGTCGATCCCCTTGCGCTCGACCAGCGCCTTGAGCACATGCGCCGACAGATCCGCGGCGTGACGGTCCGCGAGGGATCCGTTCCGCTTGCCGACCGGGGTTCGTACCGCGTCGACGATGACAGCGTCGCGAGTGGACATAGAACGGCCTCCTTCGGGACTATACAGTTAGAGAATAACACTAGGTCATCTACCACAGCCAGACCCGCGTGCGGGTACGGCGACGGGCCGGACATGCCGCCGGGCCGGGTGCACATCACAGCTCGCCGACCTGTACCCACTCGTCGGGCGAGTAAGGGTTATAAGTCAGCTAAATTAACTTCTGTATCAGGCTCCTACCCAGAGGAGAGTTGACGTGAGCTTGAGGATCGTTGTCACCGTGAAGTACGTGCCCGACGCCACTGGCGACCGGCACTTCGCCGATGACCTGACCGTGGACCGGGACGATGTGGACGGTCTGCTCTCCGAGCTGGACGAGTACGCGGTCGAACAGGCGCTGCGGATCGCCGAAGACCGTCGGGACCATGGGGTCGATGCCGAGGTCACCGTGCTGACGGTGGGCCCGGAGGACGCCAGGGACGCGCTGCGCAAGGCCCTGTCGATGGGTGCCGACAAGGCGGTCCACATCGAGGACGAGGAGCTGCACGGCACGGACGCGATCGGCACCTCGCTGGTCCTGGCCAAGGCGGTCGAGAAGGCCGGCTACGACCTGGTGATCTCCGGTATGGCCTCCACCGACGGCACCATGGGCGTCGTACCCGCCCTGCTGGCCGAGCGCCTGGGCGTCCCGCAGGTCACCCTGCTGTCCGAGGTCTCGGTCGAGGACGGGGCCGTCACGGGGCGCCGCGACGGCGACGCCGCCTCCGAGCAGCTTCAGGCGCCGCTGCCTGCGGTCGTGTCGGTGACCGACCGCTCGGGCGAGGCGCGCTATCCGTCCTTCAAGGGCATCATGGCGGCCAAGAAGAAGCCGGTCGAGTCCTGGGACCTGTCGGACCTGGGCATCGACGCGGACGAGGTCGGTCTGGCCAACGCCTACACCAGCGTCGAGTCCGCCGCAGAGCGTCCGGCCCGCACTGCGGGCACCATCGTCAAGGACGAGGGCGAGGGCGGCAGGCAGCTCGCCGGGTTCCTCGCGAGCCAGAAGTTCGTCTGAGCCCGCCTCCGCCGACCGCCCCCGCACCCTTTGCAAGCAGGAGAGTAGAAGTCCCATGGCTGAAGTCCTCGTCTACGTCGACCACGTGGGCGGCGCCGTCCGCAAGCCCACCCTGGAGCTGCTGACCCTGGCCCGCCGCATCGGCGAGCCGGTCGCCGTCGCGCTTGGAACCGGCGCCGCCGACACCGCGCCCGCGCTGGCCGAGCATGGCGCGGTGAAGGTGCTGACCCATGACGCCCCCGAGTACGCCGAGTATCTGGTCGTGCCCAAGGTGGACGCCCTCCAGGCCGCCTACGGGGCCGTGTCCCCGGCCGCCGTTCTCGTCCCCTCCTCCGCTGAGGGCAAGGAGATCGCCGCCCGGCTGGCGCTGCGCATCGGCTCCGGCATCATCACGGACGCCATCGACCTGGAGGCCGGCGACTCCGGTCCGGTGGCCACCCAGTCGGTGTTCGCCGCCGCCTACAGCACCAGGTCCCGTGTCTCCCGGGGGACTCCGGTCATCACGGTCAAGCCGAACTCGGCCGCCGTGGAACCGGCCCCGGCCGCGGGTGCGGTCGAGCCGCTGTCCGTGTCGTTCTCCGCTCAGGCGACCGGTACGAAGATCACCGGCCGTACGCCGCGTGAGTCGAGCGGGCGTCCGGAGCTGACGGAGGCCGCGATCGTGGTCTCCGGCGGCCGTGGTGTGGGCGGCGCGGAGAACTTCGCGGTCGTCGAGGCGCTGGCCGACTCCCTCGGGGCGGCCGTGGGTGCCTCGCGTGCCGCGGTGGACGCGGGCTGGTACCCGCACACCAACCAGGTCGGCCAGACCGGCAAGCACGTCTCCCCGCAGCTCTACATCGCCAACGGCATCTCCGGCGCCATCCAGCACCGCGCCGGTATGCAGACCTCGAAGACGATCGTGGCGGTCAACAAGGACCCGGAGGCCCCGATCTTCGACCTGGTCGACTACGGCGTGGTCGGCGACCTGTTCGACGTCGTCCCGCAGCTCACCGAGGAGATCAGGACCCGCAAGGGCTGACCCCCCGCCCACGCGCAGCCGAGGCCCCGTGGCCCTCCCCCTTCGGGCGGGCCACGGGGCCTCGGCATGCCTCCCCTCGGTCGGGTCGGGAGACTCTGCCGGGCTCAGAAGTGGTGCCGTGTGATGCTCTCCGCGACACAGGCCGGCCGCTCGACGCCTTCGATCTCGATCGTCGTCCGCCACACGGACTGGACGGAGCCGTCCGCGGCGACCTCCGCCTTCAGCAGTTCGCTCCGGGCCCGGACCCGCGAACCGACCCGTACCGGGGTGATGAACCGTACCTTGTCGAGACCGTAGTTGATGCCCAGCCGCGCCCCCTCGACCCGGTAGTTCCGCGCCGCCAGAGTGGGCACGAGGGACAGGGTGAGGTAGCCGTGTGCGATGGTCGCGCCGAACGGGCCGTCCTTGGCGCGTTCGACATCGACATGGATCCACTGATGGTCGCCGGTGGCGTCGGCGAACCGGTCGATCCGGTCCTGTTCGATCAGCAGCCAATCGCCTGTCCCCAGGTTGCTCCCACTCGCCGCGACGAGCTCGTCGGCACCCTTGAACACCCGCATGAACGCTACACCTCGCTTGACTGGACATCTAAAACATTAGATTTATATATCTAATTATGCCTGGCGTCGCGAACTCCGCCACATCGACATGTGCACCAGGGGTGATCGTCGCGGCCGGCATCCCCTGCGGCCGGCTCCGCATACGTCAGGCGCGCGGGGCAGCGGACCCGCAGGGGGTGCGCAACCGCTGGACTCCCCTGATCATCGGGCTCGCATCACCGCGAACGCGGGGGCGGACAGAGCACCATCCTGGACGCGCCGACGGCACCCACCGGGCCCGGCTCCGCGAACGCCGCCCCGCGGACCCAGTCCATCGGAATGGGCGGCTGCGGCACCGGCTCACCCTCGCACACGGCGGCCCCGTACAGACGGGCGTACCGCACGACCCACTCCAGGTTGTCCGTGACCGACCAGTACTCGTAGCCGCGGATGTCCATCCCGTCCGCCAGGACATCCGCCAGCCACGAGAGCCGGGAACCGAACAGGGCGCGGCGCTTGCGCTCGACCTCCGGGAGCGGACCGGGAGTGTCCATGTCTCCCATGCCCACATCCGTGATGTGGAGCGGCGGCAGCAAGTCGCCGTAGATGTCGTGCACGGCACTCAGGACGTCCGCCAGCCCTTCGGGCATGATCGGCCAGCCGTACGCCGTGGTCGCCACCTCGTCGAAGGGGGTCAGGGCGAAGCCGAGCCTGACCAGCAGCCGGTTCACGTCGTTCAGTGCCCAGAAGCTGCTGCGCGGGGGCAGGACCACGGGGAGGTTCTCGGGAGTCGTGACACGACACGGCGCGAACCAGGACAGACCGAGGACGTCCTGAGGTGTCGCGATGATCTCCATGTCGCCGGGCC is part of the Peterkaempfera bronchialis genome and encodes:
- a CDS encoding MaoC family dehydratase; the protein is MRVFKGADELVAASGSNLGTGDWLLIEQDRIDRFADATGDHQWIHVDVERAKDGPFGATIAHGYLTLSLVPTLAARNYRVEGARLGINYGLDKVRFITPVRVGSRVRARSELLKAEVAADGSVQSVWRTTIEIEGVERPACVAESITRHHF
- a CDS encoding electron transfer flavoprotein subunit beta/FixA family protein; the encoded protein is MSLRIVVTVKYVPDATGDRHFADDLTVDRDDVDGLLSELDEYAVEQALRIAEDRRDHGVDAEVTVLTVGPEDARDALRKALSMGADKAVHIEDEELHGTDAIGTSLVLAKAVEKAGYDLVISGMASTDGTMGVVPALLAERLGVPQVTLLSEVSVEDGAVTGRRDGDAASEQLQAPLPAVVSVTDRSGEARYPSFKGIMAAKKKPVESWDLSDLGIDADEVGLANAYTSVESAAERPARTAGTIVKDEGEGGRQLAGFLASQKFV
- a CDS encoding electron transfer flavoprotein subunit alpha/FixB family protein, with the translated sequence MAEVLVYVDHVGGAVRKPTLELLTLARRIGEPVAVALGTGAADTAPALAEHGAVKVLTHDAPEYAEYLVVPKVDALQAAYGAVSPAAVLVPSSAEGKEIAARLALRIGSGIITDAIDLEAGDSGPVATQSVFAAAYSTRSRVSRGTPVITVKPNSAAVEPAPAAGAVEPLSVSFSAQATGTKITGRTPRESSGRPELTEAAIVVSGGRGVGGAENFAVVEALADSLGAAVGASRAAVDAGWYPHTNQVGQTGKHVSPQLYIANGISGAIQHRAGMQTSKTIVAVNKDPEAPIFDLVDYGVVGDLFDVVPQLTEEIRTRKG